In Rhinatrema bivittatum chromosome 1, aRhiBiv1.1, whole genome shotgun sequence, a single genomic region encodes these proteins:
- the LOC115093112 gene encoding zinc finger protein OZF-like isoform X3, with protein sequence MDIKNDDGFNTQLTSHETFHNGQNLFKYLDYDKSFSEKPDIRKHEQIYSEEKYSGCDESLIHKSELRRYERFYKGEKSSECDKSFSQKGHLQLYETTHILPLKEEPFKCSECKKSFKCQCNLRRHEISHTGEKRFKCSECERRFYHHSEMRRHARIHTDVLCN encoded by the exons ATGATGGATTCAACACACAGCTTACAAGTCATGAGACATTTCACAATGGACAGAATCTATTTAAATATTTAGATTATGATAAAAGCTTTAGTGAAAAACCAGACATAAGAAAACATGAACAAATATACAGCGAAGAGAAATATTCTGGATGTGACGAAAGCTTAATTCACAAATCTGAGCTGAGAAGATATGAAAGATTCTACAAGGGCGAGAAAAGTTCAGAATGTGATAAAAGTTTTTCACAGAAAGGCCACCTGCAACTATATGAAACCACTCACATACTACCACTGAAAGAGGAACCATTCAAATGTTCAGAATGCAAAAAAAGTTTCAAATGCCAAT GCAACCTGCGTCGCCAtgaaatctcacacacaggagagaaacgATTCAAATGTTCAGAATGCGAAAGAAGATTCTATCACCATTCTGAAATGAGAAGACATGCAAGGATCCacacag
- the LOC115093112 gene encoding zinc finger protein OZF-like isoform X2: MDIKNDDGFNTQLTSHETFHNGQNLFKYLDYDKSFSEKPDIRKHEQIYSEEKYSGCDESLIHKSELRRYERFYKGEKSSECDKSFSQKGHLQLYETTHILPLKEEPFKCSECKKSFKCQCNLRRHEISHTGEKRFKCSECERRFYHHSEMRRHARIHTDWKLASP, encoded by the exons ATGATGGATTCAACACACAGCTTACAAGTCATGAGACATTTCACAATGGACAGAATCTATTTAAATATTTAGATTATGATAAAAGCTTTAGTGAAAAACCAGACATAAGAAAACATGAACAAATATACAGCGAAGAGAAATATTCTGGATGTGACGAAAGCTTAATTCACAAATCTGAGCTGAGAAGATATGAAAGATTCTACAAGGGCGAGAAAAGTTCAGAATGTGATAAAAGTTTTTCACAGAAAGGCCACCTGCAACTATATGAAACCACTCACATACTACCACTGAAAGAGGAACCATTCAAATGTTCAGAATGCAAAAAAAGTTTCAAATGCCAAT GCAACCTGCGTCGCCAtgaaatctcacacacaggagagaaacgATTCAAATGTTCAGAATGCGAAAGAAGATTCTATCACCATTCTGAAATGAGAAGACATGCAAGGATCCacacag ATTGGAAACTTGCATCGCCATGA